The proteins below come from a single Caulobacter flavus genomic window:
- a CDS encoding acyltransferase family protein: MTIATTKDEGRYTALDGLRGVAALGVLLYHIADWSGRRGHFAHGYLAVDFFFCLSGFVLAHAFEQRRIGFGKYLVARWVRVWPMLAIATVAGALLTGKGDAETWTDFARGLLLIPKLAPMEAGTFPSLFPFNPLAWSLCLEVLVSLAWYPFRRAPDTAVLMFILLAGAALLFVAIGMGGLQTGWDQATFGLGVLRAAFPFAIGWMCWRHRTTFAARKTWLPAALLLVVLVLPVWPDRVANGLYDFACSTLLFPVLVLLGAYDPGGRLARFCERLGGVSYPLYALHWAFWYVMISIYPNGWKRDLPLWFCALAFFVLPAASWAAWRWVETPLRTRLKRLTGT; the protein is encoded by the coding sequence GTGACGATCGCGACGACCAAGGACGAAGGCCGCTACACCGCCCTGGACGGGCTGCGCGGCGTCGCGGCGCTGGGGGTGCTGCTCTACCACATCGCCGACTGGTCGGGCCGCCGCGGGCATTTCGCGCACGGCTACCTGGCCGTCGATTTCTTCTTCTGCCTCAGCGGCTTCGTGCTGGCCCACGCCTTCGAGCAGCGGCGGATCGGGTTCGGCAAGTACCTCGTGGCGCGCTGGGTGCGGGTCTGGCCGATGCTGGCCATCGCCACCGTCGCCGGCGCGCTGCTGACCGGCAAGGGCGACGCCGAGACCTGGACCGACTTCGCCAGGGGCCTTCTGCTGATCCCCAAGTTAGCGCCGATGGAGGCGGGGACCTTCCCCTCGCTGTTTCCCTTCAACCCGCTGGCCTGGTCGCTGTGCCTGGAGGTGCTGGTCAGCCTGGCCTGGTATCCGTTCCGCCGCGCGCCGGACACGGCGGTGCTGATGTTCATCCTGCTCGCCGGCGCGGCCCTGCTGTTCGTGGCCATCGGCATGGGCGGGCTGCAGACCGGCTGGGACCAGGCGACCTTCGGCCTGGGCGTGCTGCGTGCGGCCTTTCCCTTCGCCATCGGCTGGATGTGCTGGCGTCATCGCACGACCTTCGCTGCCCGCAAGACGTGGCTGCCGGCCGCGCTGCTGCTGGTCGTGCTGGTTCTGCCCGTCTGGCCCGACCGCGTGGCCAACGGACTCTACGACTTCGCCTGCTCGACCTTGCTGTTTCCGGTGCTGGTGCTGCTGGGCGCCTACGACCCCGGCGGCAGGCTGGCCAGGTTCTGCGAGCGGCTGGGCGGGGTGTCGTACCCGCTCTACGCCCTGCATTGGGCGTTCTGGTACGTGATGATCTCGATCTATCCCAATGGCTGGAAGCGTGACCTGCCGCTGTGGTTCTGCGCGCTGGCCTTCTTCGTGCTGCCGGCGGCCTCCTGGGCCGCCTGGCGGTGGGTGGAGACCCCGCTGCGAACGCGCCTGAAGCGATTGACCGGAACCTGA
- the ligD gene encoding DNA ligase D, producing MAQSQLTEYRRKRDFAKTAEPSGERAVAAAPHLRFVIQKHDATRLHYDFRLEVDGVLKSWAVTRGPSLDPADKRLSVEVEDHPLDYGDFEGTIPKGQYGGGTVQLWDRGYWAPEPGFEDVGKALKKGELKFVLEGERLHGGWVLVRMNWDRNAKDGKGKRSNWLLIKHADEAARPGEGAAILEEDRSIASDRTMADIAAGKGKSPKPFILKSRGKADAVWKSRTKAEREALAKEAQETRSFAPARPASKTAAAKAKPAAMPRFVEPQLCKSVDRPPQGEGWAHEIKFDGYRLQLRVEDGRAVLRTRKGLDWTERFAGVAEAAADLPDAIVDGEAVVLDEAGQPDFAALQAALAEGGEGEIIFFAFDLLFAGGEDLRTLPLRERKARLKALLGEDEPRLRYVDHFETAGDAVLLSACRLELEGIISKRLDAPYRSGRSETWTKAKCRAGHEVVIGGWTTTGTAFRSLIAGVMRDGKLVHVGRIGTGFGKDKVAKLLPKLKALETDRSPFQGQGAPRKAANIHWVKPQLVAEIEYAGFTGEGAIRQAAFKGLREDKPASEVAADAVPAAQAELAEPAPKAAKAVTSKSDCVVLGVPISKPDKPLWPDAGDGEPGTKLDLARYYAAVGEWMLPHIEGRPASVIRVPDGIGGETFFQRHAMRGVSSLIETVTVEGDKQPYIKFDRIEALVAAAQIAAVEIHPWNCQPGDPEVAGRLVFDLDPAPEVTFEDVIVAAREMRDRLEELGLASFCKTTGGKGLHVVTPLSDKVPWDQAKAFAREVCARMAADDPDRYLITMSKKARVGKIFLDYLRNDRTSTAVAPLSARARPGATVSMPLNWTQVKAGLDPGRFTIRTAPELIAKSTAWADYADAVKPLKAAIKRLG from the coding sequence ATGGCGCAGTCGCAACTGACCGAGTATCGCCGCAAGCGCGACTTCGCCAAGACGGCCGAACCCAGCGGCGAGCGCGCCGTGGCCGCCGCGCCGCATCTGCGATTCGTCATCCAGAAGCACGACGCCACGCGCCTGCACTACGACTTCCGGCTGGAGGTCGACGGGGTGCTGAAGTCCTGGGCCGTGACCAGGGGGCCTTCGCTGGATCCCGCAGACAAACGGCTGTCGGTCGAGGTCGAGGACCATCCGCTCGACTACGGCGACTTCGAGGGCACGATCCCCAAGGGCCAGTACGGCGGCGGCACGGTGCAGCTGTGGGACCGCGGCTACTGGGCGCCGGAGCCTGGCTTCGAAGACGTCGGCAAGGCCCTGAAGAAGGGCGAGCTGAAGTTCGTGCTGGAGGGCGAGCGCCTGCACGGCGGCTGGGTGCTGGTCCGCATGAACTGGGATCGCAACGCCAAGGACGGAAAGGGCAAGCGCAGCAACTGGCTGCTGATCAAGCACGCCGACGAGGCGGCGCGGCCAGGCGAGGGAGCGGCGATTCTCGAAGAGGACCGTTCGATCGCGTCGGACCGGACCATGGCCGACATCGCGGCCGGCAAGGGCAAGTCGCCCAAGCCGTTCATCCTAAAGTCCAGGGGCAAGGCCGACGCCGTCTGGAAGTCGCGCACCAAGGCCGAGCGCGAAGCCCTGGCCAAGGAGGCGCAGGAGACCCGCAGCTTCGCGCCGGCCAGGCCCGCGTCAAAGACGGCCGCCGCGAAGGCGAAGCCCGCCGCCATGCCGCGCTTCGTCGAGCCGCAGCTCTGCAAGTCGGTCGACCGGCCGCCGCAGGGCGAGGGCTGGGCGCACGAGATCAAGTTCGACGGCTATCGCCTGCAGCTGCGCGTCGAGGATGGTCGGGCGGTCCTTCGCACGCGCAAGGGCCTGGACTGGACCGAGCGGTTCGCCGGTGTCGCCGAGGCGGCCGCCGACCTTCCGGACGCGATCGTCGACGGCGAGGCGGTGGTGCTGGACGAGGCCGGCCAGCCGGATTTCGCGGCCCTGCAGGCGGCGCTGGCCGAGGGCGGGGAGGGCGAGATCATCTTCTTCGCCTTCGACCTGTTGTTCGCGGGCGGCGAGGATCTGCGGACCCTGCCGTTGCGCGAGCGCAAGGCGCGGCTCAAGGCGCTGCTGGGAGAAGACGAGCCGCGGTTGCGCTATGTCGACCACTTCGAGACGGCGGGCGACGCGGTGCTGCTGTCGGCCTGCAGGCTGGAGCTCGAGGGCATCATTTCCAAGCGACTCGACGCGCCGTATCGCTCTGGTCGCAGCGAGACCTGGACCAAGGCCAAGTGCCGGGCCGGGCACGAGGTGGTGATCGGCGGCTGGACGACGACGGGAACCGCCTTCCGCTCGCTGATCGCCGGGGTGATGCGGGACGGCAAGCTCGTTCACGTCGGCCGGATCGGCACGGGTTTCGGCAAGGACAAGGTCGCGAAACTTCTCCCGAAACTGAAGGCGCTCGAGACCGACCGCTCGCCGTTCCAGGGGCAGGGCGCGCCGAGGAAGGCCGCCAACATCCACTGGGTGAAGCCGCAGCTGGTGGCCGAGATCGAATATGCCGGCTTCACCGGCGAGGGCGCGATCCGCCAGGCCGCCTTCAAGGGGCTCCGCGAGGACAAGCCGGCCTCGGAGGTCGCGGCCGACGCCGTGCCGGCCGCCCAGGCGGAACTGGCCGAACCCGCGCCCAAGGCCGCCAAGGCCGTGACGTCCAAGTCCGACTGCGTCGTGCTGGGCGTGCCGATCTCCAAGCCCGACAAGCCGCTTTGGCCCGACGCGGGCGACGGCGAGCCGGGGACCAAGCTCGATCTCGCCCGCTACTATGCCGCCGTCGGCGAGTGGATGCTGCCGCACATCGAGGGCCGGCCGGCCTCGGTGATCCGCGTGCCGGACGGCATTGGCGGCGAGACCTTTTTCCAGCGCCACGCCATGCGCGGGGTGTCGTCGTTGATCGAGACCGTGACAGTCGAAGGCGACAAGCAGCCCTACATCAAGTTCGACCGCATCGAGGCTCTGGTCGCCGCGGCCCAGATCGCCGCCGTCGAGATCCATCCCTGGAACTGCCAGCCAGGCGATCCCGAGGTCGCCGGCCGGCTGGTCTTCGACCTTGACCCCGCGCCCGAGGTGACCTTCGAGGATGTCATCGTCGCCGCCCGTGAGATGCGCGATCGCCTTGAGGAGCTGGGCCTCGCCAGCTTCTGCAAGACCACCGGCGGCAAGGGGCTGCACGTGGTCACGCCGCTGTCGGACAAGGTCCCGTGGGACCAGGCCAAGGCCTTCGCCCGCGAGGTCTGCGCCCGCATGGCCGCCGACGATCCCGACCGCTACCTGATCACGATGAGCAAGAAGGCCAGGGTCGGGAAGATCTTCCTGGACTACCTGCGCAATGACCGCACCAGCACGGCGGTCGCCCCGCTGTCGGCGCGCGCGCGGCCGGGTGCGACGGTGTCGATGCCGCTGAACTGGACGCAGGTGAAGGCGGGACTGGATCCTGGCCGCTTCACGATCCGCACCGCGCCCGAGTTGATCGCCAAAAGCACGGCCTGGGCAGACTACGCCGACGCGGTCAAGCCCCTGAAGGCGGCGATCAAGCGGCTCGGCTAA